The window AGCTTACCGGTCTATTAATGCTGACCTTAGGTATTGGTAAATACCGCGGTATGCCAGAGCAACAGCAAGAGGCCGTTGTTCATGCACTGCAAGCCTTACCAACCAAGCTGGAAGAAGCGGTAGCATTAGCCGATGAAATTGAAGAGTTGGCTCAGGACTTTGCTAACAAAGACCACAGCCTATTCCTGGGTCGAGGTAACCAATACCCCATAGCAATGGAAGGCGCTTTAAAACTGAAAGAAATTTCGTACATTCATGCAGAAGCCTATGCTGCTGGTGAGTTAAAACACGGCCCACTGGCACTGATTGACGAAGAAATGCCGGTTATTGTCGTGGCTCCAAACAATGACTTATTGGAAAAGCTGAAGTCGAACGTGGAAGAAGTGCGAGCCCGTGGCGGGTTGATGTACGTTTTTGCTGATAAAAACGCCCACTTCAAGAGTGATGACACAATGAACGTGTTGAACGTTTGTCACTGCGACGAAGTGATAGCGCCTATTGTTTACACCGCTCCGTTGCAGCTGCTGTCTTACTATGTCGCACTGATAAAAGGTACCGATGTGGACCAACCCAGAAACTTGGCTAAGTCAGTGACAGTAGAATAGCTAACTGATTGATTTTTTTGGGTAAAAATTAAAATCTAGTTTGACCTTTTAATAAAACCCAACTACCTTGAGGTGGTTGGGTTTTTTATTTTTAGGAGTCGTTATGGGAAACTTTTTCTCCCTATGGGGCGAATCAGCGTACACCAGTCTCGGTTTTTTCTGGATGGCGCTATGGGCGTTTGTATTAGGTTATTTGATCAGTAGCTTAATTCAAGTGCTTATTACTAAGCGGAGAATGCGTAAGGCGATGGGGGGAAATGACCTCAAATCCGTGTCGCTAGGCACCTTCTTTGGATTTATCTCTAGTTCATGTAGCTTCGCTGCACTCTCAACGACTCGAGCTTTATTTAATAAGGGCGCAGCGTTTAGCGCCTCTATGGCTTTCATGCTGGCCTCTACAAACCTGGTTATTGAACTGGGTTTTGTTATTTCAATATTTCTAGGCTGGCAATTTGTCGTTGGCGAGTATGTCGGCGGACTGTTACTTATTCTCTTTGTCTGGTTATTCATTACCCTAACCAACCCCCAAAACCTCATTAAAAGTGCCCGTAAAGAAGAAAATGAAGACGACGAACATCATCATGAAAGTACGCTTTCCGATTTGCTCAGTGTCGATACGTGGCAAAAAGTTGGTCAGAAGTATGTGATGGAATGGCAGATGGTCTGGCAGGATGTCCTTATTGGCTTTACTGTCGCTGGTGTGATCTCCGCCTTCGTGCCAAGTGCTTTCTTCGAGTGGCTGTTTATTGGAGTGGGTACTCAGGGTGAGCCTGGCTTTTGGTCATTATTACAGCAAGCGGTTGTTGGTCCTATCGCTGCATTTTTCACATTCATAGGTTCCATGGGGAACATCCCATTGGCGGCGGTGCTTTTTGGTGAAGGTGTCGCTTTTGCGGGTGTTATGGCATTCATTTTCTCTGATTTAATTGTCTTGCCGGTATTAAAGATTAATGCGCGCTATTACGGCTGGAAAATGGCCTTGTACATCGCTTTAATGTTGTTCGTTTGTCTGGTCGCTGCGTCGCTGTCTATGCATTATGGCCTGTTAGCTTTTGACGCACTACCCGACGCCTCTCAATGGTCATCACCGGCTGAACAAGAGCATTTCAAACTGAACTATGGTTTTGTCCTCAACATTGTTTTCTTG is drawn from Idiomarina piscisalsi and contains these coding sequences:
- a CDS encoding permease, with translation MGNFFSLWGESAYTSLGFFWMALWAFVLGYLISSLIQVLITKRRMRKAMGGNDLKSVSLGTFFGFISSSCSFAALSTTRALFNKGAAFSASMAFMLASTNLVIELGFVISIFLGWQFVVGEYVGGLLLILFVWLFITLTNPQNLIKSARKEENEDDEHHHESTLSDLLSVDTWQKVGQKYVMEWQMVWQDVLIGFTVAGVISAFVPSAFFEWLFIGVGTQGEPGFWSLLQQAVVGPIAAFFTFIGSMGNIPLAAVLFGEGVAFAGVMAFIFSDLIVLPVLKINARYYGWKMALYIALMLFVCLVAASLSMHYGLLAFDALPDASQWSSPAEQEHFKLNYGFVLNIVFLLLSVVMIVLWRKKQKGHEHHHHHDHGGSSVGEKVMNTLCVVSVLWLMGGLIVYIL